In the Sphingobacterium sp. PCS056 genome, AAATCTGACGGTGTCGGAACGGCATCTGCTTTAATTTTCAAATCCAACGAAACCTGTCTTTTTCTTTCCTCCTTTACAATATCAAAAAGAGTCGTACGGGCGATACAGAATAATTGGGCTTCTATGTCCACAGATATATGTTTATGAAAAAGGTTATTCCAAAGTTTAATAAAGACACGCTGTACCGTTTCTTCAGCTATATAAGTAGAAGAAGTTTTATTCAATGCGTATTGATAAACTTTTTTATTCCATTTTTCATAAATGTGCTCAAATTCAGCAGTAGAAATTAAGGTTTGGTTAGACATAACATGGATTAGTGTCGAAACTAATATAACAATTAATACTAGCTATTCACAATCATAATATATTAGAGAGTAAATCTAAACCATACTGGGTCGAATATGCTAATTTATCCCCTGAGTTTTTATTCAATTCTATTTCATATAAGTATAATTTAATAATAAACTAAAATAGCAAACCATTAAACCTAGCTACTACAAAATTTCAATCAAAATTTACACTATAAAACAATTATAATCATACATTATAAATAGATACAACTTAATTTTTATTGATTAGCACAACAACGATCATACAATAAATTACTAGAGCAAATTTTTTAAAAATAAGAATGATGATTAAACGACTTACTTTAATAAATTCATTTTTAATAAGGCGTAATCAAATTGCTATTGTAAGTAACTTTACCTAAGTTTACTAGTAAAACAATTAGTATGAAAATAGCTTTTTTCTCCACCAAGCCTTATGATAAACAATTTT is a window encoding:
- a CDS encoding sigma-70 family RNA polymerase sigma factor codes for the protein MSNQTLISTAEFEHIYEKWNKKVYQYALNKTSSTYIAEETVQRVFIKLWNNLFHKHISVDIEAQLFCIARTTLFDIVKEERKRQVSLDLKIKADAVPTPSDLYLLKEIQLRYEEIVARMPESRRKVFMMSRFDHLSYKEIAERLSITPKTVENHIALALKALKKIFLLFIFYLKYFWG